The segment AAGGTACAATAACAAGCAAAGCAATAGGAATAATTATAAACCCAATTCTAAGTGAATCTGACACTGGTAAAGCAGCTGCCGCAATAATAAGGCCACAAACTATCATCATCTTGGCCATCAACCGATTAGTTTTATCCCAGACCTTTACACTCTCTAAAGTCCAAGGAGTTCGAGCGCCAATCGTCCAGTTTTGTTTAATATCTTTACTATAATAACCGATACCTATCAACAAAATACCCAACATAACTGGTATAATTACATTAAAAGTTAACACATAACCAAGCCCGGCCAAACCAAGAAAAAATATAAAGGATAAAAATAAAACTTATTATTATATTCTTAATTGCATGGTAGGCATCTCTAAATTCATGATACCGACTATTTTTTGGGTCAATTTGTGGTAAAAGTAACAAAATTCCATACAAAACTGCCATTAAAATTGGTGGAAACCAGGCTCCAAAGATCCGACTACTATACCCATCAATATTCCCACTCAAATTCCAGTGCACTGGAACATGGCTTGGAAAATTCATAAAAAAATAAACCGCCAATATCATAGAAATAATAAGTAATGATATTGGAAGCAACTCAGTTTTAAGATTTGGCCTCAGTGGATTCATATATATACAAGTATAGCATTATTTGATAGGCTAGAGCCATCAGATTCTTGCTCATATCCTCTAAACAGTCTTACTATTAAAATACCACACAATCTATGCCTTTATCAATCGGAATTGTTGGATTACCGAATGTTGGTAAATCAACACTATTCACCGCCCTCACAAAAAAACAAGCTGAAGCAGCTAATTATCCTTTTTGTACCATTGAACCAAATGTTGGTTTAGTAAAAGTTCCCGATGAACGACTTAATCAATTAGCCGCAGTTTCCAAGCCAGAAAAAATAATACCAACAGTCATTGAATTTGTTGATATTGCTGGCTTGGTTAAAGGTGCCTCAACCGGTGAAGGTTTGGGTAATCAATTTTTGTCACATATTCGTGAGTGTGATGCGATTTGTGAAGTTGTGAGACAGTTTGAAGATAATAATATTATTCATGTTAATAACAAGATCGATCCAGATGGCGACCGAGAAACAATTAATCTTGAATTAGTATTAGCTGATTTGTCTACGGTTGCAAAACGCTTAGATAAAGTTTCACGTGAAGCCAGAACTGGTAATAAGGAATCTATTTTTGCTAAAGATATACTTGAAAAATTACTTAAACAACTTGAAGCTGGTAAAGCAGCTCGTGAATTAATATTTACTGATGAGGAAAAGATTGTTGTTCAACAATTAAGCTTGATTACAATTAAACCTCTTCTCTATGTATTAAATGCTAAAGACAGCGATGCAAATATTTCTCATAATTGGCAAGATGGAAGTGTAATCTCTATTGATGCAAAACTAGAAGCAGAAATTGCCAGCCTCCCTGAAGAAGAGCAGGAAGTCTATATCAAAGAATTAGGATTAAAAGAAAGCGGACTTGATCGATTAATTAAAGCTGGCTATGAACTACTTGGATTGATTACTTTTTTCACTACTGGGAAAGATGAAACACGTGCTTGGACAGTGCGTAATGGTGCCAAAGCCCCAGAAGCTGCCGGAGTTATTCATACTGATTTTATAAAAGGCTTTATTAGAGCCGAAGTTATTAACTATCATGACTTTGTTCAAGCCGGTAGCGAGGTTGAAGCTAAAGCTAAAGGCTTAATGAGAACCGAAGGAAAAGAATACATAATTAAAGATGGGGATGTGTGTAACTTCTTGGTGAATACCTAAAAGCCTTATTTTATAGGGTAAATTAGATAAAAACCACAGGTATTGACAATAAGCATCGAAAGGAATAATATCTAAATCATATTCTTGTCTTTCTACCTGAGCTGAGGGACAAGGAATATACAAGAATCCCACAACGGTGGG is part of the Candidatus Falkowbacteria bacterium genome and harbors:
- a CDS encoding SdpI family protein; its protein translation is MLTFNVIIPVMLGILLIGIGYYSKDIKQNWTIGARTPWTLESVKVWDKTNRLMAKMMIVCGLIIAAAALPVSDSLRIGFIIIPIALLVIVPLAYSYAVFQDEKTKKVKESD
- a CDS encoding DUF1648 domain-containing protein — protein: MNPLRPNLKTELLPISLLIISMILAVYFFMNFPSHVPVHWNLSGNIDGYSSRIFGAWFPPILMAVLYGILLLLPQIDPKNSRYHEFRDAYHAIKNIIISFIFILYIFSWFGRAWLCVNF
- the ychF gene encoding redox-regulated ATPase YchF, which produces MPLSIGIVGLPNVGKSTLFTALTKKQAEAANYPFCTIEPNVGLVKVPDERLNQLAAVSKPEKIIPTVIEFVDIAGLVKGASTGEGLGNQFLSHIRECDAICEVVRQFEDNNIIHVNNKIDPDGDRETINLELVLADLSTVAKRLDKVSREARTGNKESIFAKDILEKLLKQLEAGKAARELIFTDEEKIVVQQLSLITIKPLLYVLNAKDSDANISHNWQDGSVISIDAKLEAEIASLPEEEQEVYIKELGLKESGLDRLIKAGYELLGLITFFTTGKDETRAWTVRNGAKAPEAAGVIHTDFIKGFIRAEVINYHDFVQAGSEVEAKAKGLMRTEGKEYIIKDGDVCNFLVNT